The Methanomicrobia archaeon genomic interval CTGTAAACTCCCCCCTGAAATGAACTTGAAAGAAGCGCACGACTTAGCGACTACGGTGGAAAAAGCTATTAGAAAGGAGCTGCTCGTCGAGCCTACCATTCATGTTGAACCCTTAGTTGAAACGGAATAACCGTATCGCCACAGGTATACTATATATAACCCATCTAGCTGAGCCGCCCGCCGTCATAACCGTCTACTCGCCTCACCTGCCATTCTTAACCCGTCCAAAAACCTCAAACCCGTCACTCACCAGCGCGCTCACGACCTGGGCGGTCGCGTTCCGCGCAGAGTCGAAAGGGCTTCGGATTCCAGCAAGCGGCGAAACGCACTCACCTTGAGCATGGAGCACCCAATACCGTTCCCTTTCTCATCAACGTCTCCATCACCGCATCGTTCTCCATCTCCATGAAACCGCCCTTTCTGCGCTCAAAATTAACCTCGCGATAGCCCCCTCCGTTCACCTTCGATGCGCCTCACCCACAAGCTCCCCTATGTTCGTATACCCTTGAGCCGTAAGGTATTCCTGCAGCTCCCGCTTGACCCGTCCAAAAACCTCAAACCCGTCACTCACCAGCGCGCTCCCGATCTGGAAGAGAGCGGCACCGTTCCGCGCATAATCGAGCACGTCCTGCGCGCTGAAGATACCCCCCACCGCAATGATCGGTAGCTCTAATTCACGGTACAGCTCATATACGATCCGCTTCCCGCCCACCGTCAGATCCTTGCCCGATTTACCACCATAGCCCAGTGGATTCCCTAAATACGGTAGCTCAAGACGATGCTCCACCGGACGAGCAATCACCGTGTTGATCGCCGTGATCGCGTCTGCACCCGCCTGCTGCGCGAGCAGCGCCAACCCAACCGGCGCGCCGATATTCGGCGAGATCTTCACGGCCAGCGGTTTCGGGCTCACCAGCTCTTTTACTGCCTTCACGATCGCGCTTAGCAGTGGCGGGTTGTTCTCGACCGCCGTGAATTCCGAATGCGGGCACGAGGCGTCGAACTCGTACATCGCCACGGGATAATCACACTCGCGCGCGATCTGAGCTACTGAACAGCATTCTTCCACGCTCTTGCCGAAGATGCTGAGGATGACCGGGACGTTCGCATGCCGCGCCTCCTCCAGCTCGATACCGTAGTCCCGGATACCAGGATTCGGCAGCCCCATCGCATTCACATAGCTCCGCGGCTCCAGCTCGAGAAACGTCGGGTTCGGGTAACCTTCGCGCTCTTCCAGACCGATCGATTTCGTCACCACCGCGCCCGCACCCGCTGCTGCGTACCGGTACAGCAACCGACCGGAGAACCCGAAACCCGCAGCGTTCAGCAACGGGTTGGATAAAGCGATGCCACATACCGAGGTCTGCAGAAGCGGCTCCGGCTCAGGTGTGAGATCACGCAACGGATAGGATAGCAGCTCTGCCTTCTCTGCACCTGGTGCGCTGACCGAGACGCGTTTGCCGCTCTTCGCTCGCGTCCAGCACCCGAACTCGGTCTGTGCCAGTACCTCGGCCGTGAACACCGGTCCGTCTTTACAGACCAGATACCCACCAAGGTCGCACGCACCGCAGGCACCACAGCTGCACTTCACGATCCGCTCCACGGACAGCTGCGTCGGTATCTGCGCCTGCTGCGTCAGCTCACAGACTCGCTGCATCATTAATTCCGGACCGCAGGTGAGCACTGAGTCGAACGCCGCACCTCCGTGTAAGAGCGCTTCCAGCACGGCCGTGCACACACCACACTGGCCCTGCGAGCCATCCTCGGTCGACACATGCACGTCACAGCCCATATCACCAAAACCGGTGACATACAGAAGATCTGTAGCGCAGCGCGCGCCCTGAATCACCGTCACTGTGCGACCGTGTGCTCGTGCCGTTGCGGCCGCGAACCGGAGTGGTGCCGCGCCATAGCCGCCCGCAACCATGCAGATCCGAGCGCCCGTGAGGGTAAAACCGGTACCATAAGGACCGCGCAGACCCACGAGTTCGCCCTCGTGCAGCTCATGCAGGCGGTGCGAGCAGTCCCCGACATCCGCGATCGCCAGCTCGAGCTGACCATCCTGCAAAGCCAGCGCGATCGAGATCGGTATCTCATCAACGCCGGGTACCCAGACCATCACGAACTGCCCGGGCTGGCATATCCCG includes:
- a CDS encoding dihydroorotate dehydrogenase electron transfer subunit, whose product is MLPVNIPTLHEIVKLREETDTVKTFSFYAPEIAGICQPGQFVMVWVPGVDEIPISIALALQDGQLELAIADVGDCSHRLHELHEGELVGLRGPYGTGFTLTGARICMVAGGYGAAPLRFAAATARAHGRTVTVIQGARCATDLLYVTGFGDMGCDVHVSTEDGSQGQCGVCTAVLEALLHGGAAFDSVLTCGPELMMQRVCELTQQAQIPTQLSVERIVKCSCGACGACDLGGYLVCKDGPVFTAEVLAQTEFGCWTRAKSGKRVSVSAPGAEKAELLSYPLRDLTPEPEPLLQTSVCGIALSNPLLNAAGFGFSGRLLYRYAAAGAGAVVTKSIGLEEREGYPNPTFLELEPRSYVNAMGLPNPGIRDYGIELEEARHANVPVILSIFGKSVEECCSVAQIARECDYPVAMYEFDASCPHSEFTAVENNPPLLSAIVKAVKELVSPKPLAVKISPNIGAPVGLALLAQQAGADAITAINTVIARPVEHRLELPYLGNPLGYGGKSGKDLTVGGKRIVYELYRELELPIIAVGGIFSAQDVLDYARNGAALFQIGSALVSDGFEVFGRVKRELQEYLTAQGYTNIGELVGEAHRR